The Rhizobium viscosum genomic sequence ACGGTGCTGAAATCGTCAACGTCGTCGCGGACCGCGTTCGTGCCGAGCTCTTCCGCCGCATCGGCATCGAGGATCTGCTGAAGCCGGTCATCAATAATTGACCCCTGTCAATGTCGGCCAGCGCTTCGAATGAGGTTCTGGCCTTTCACTCGAAACCTGAAGGAGAAAGACGATGACTTCGCAAACCAAGGCTGCGCCGGTCCCGACTTCAGTGCAGTTTAATCTTTTGACACTTGCGGCCGCTGTTACGGCAGCCGTCGCCGCCACAACGTCTGCCGGTCTTGGGTGGCCGGTTTGGGCGATGTTCATGGGTTGGGTGGGGTTTTTCACGCGCGGTCACTCGGCAAAAGAGGCGCTGTTCAGCTATCTCTGCCTGACAATCGGCATTGCTTTCGGTGTCGGCGCGGCTGCTTGCGTCGGTGCTCTTATGCCCTTTGTCGGGCATTATGCGTTTGGCATCGTCGTCTTTGCTGTGGCGCTCGTCGTTGTATCGCTACGAGCGCTTGCGCCGATCAACAACATCCCTGCTTATTTTCTCGGGCTGATTACCTTCTTCGCCGCACATGTCGAGCCGGGAGTTCTGGCTCTGTCGGAACTTGCAGCGGTCAGCGGACTCGGTTCCTTCGCCGCATGGGTCGCCCATCAGTGGCAAGGCAGGATCAAGAGC encodes the following:
- a CDS encoding DUF1097 domain-containing protein, coding for MTSQTKAAPVPTSVQFNLLTLAAAVTAAVAATTSAGLGWPVWAMFMGWVGFFTRGHSAKEALFSYLCLTIGIAFGVGAAACVGALMPFVGHYAFGIVVFAVALVVVSLRALAPINNIPAYFLGLITFFAAHVEPGVLALSELAAVSGLGSFAAWVAHQWQGRIKSRF